In a single window of the Nocardiopsis composta genome:
- a CDS encoding TauD/TfdA dioxygenase family protein produces MAIEFSRATARVGAYVTGADLRKELSAEEVGTIYAGLLEHGVLFFRDQHITDEEHLRFALRFGTLSIPPMKIRKNTGDPVADAVHVLDQTSPKGEGGDNWHADNTFMPDPPLGSILRAVVLPPVGGDTLWASAYSAYEALSPPLRALAENLVGVHDITPGVTKAKAKGHPLDLESLQREWPPIEHPVVRVHPETGRRLLYVNRSSVTRLKGLTEWENEALLPLLCDQIRHPEFQVRLKWEPGTIAFWDNRAVQHYAVPDYTERREMHRVTVDFPKGFAD; encoded by the coding sequence ATGGCCATCGAATTCAGCAGAGCCACGGCGCGCGTCGGTGCCTACGTCACCGGTGCGGACCTCCGCAAGGAGCTCTCCGCCGAGGAGGTCGGCACCATCTACGCCGGGCTGCTCGAGCACGGCGTGCTCTTCTTCCGCGACCAGCACATCACCGACGAGGAGCACCTCCGCTTCGCCCTGCGCTTCGGCACGCTGAGCATCCCGCCGATGAAGATCCGCAAGAACACCGGCGACCCGGTGGCCGACGCGGTGCACGTGCTCGACCAGACCAGCCCCAAGGGCGAGGGCGGCGACAACTGGCACGCCGACAACACCTTCATGCCCGATCCTCCGCTCGGCTCGATCCTGCGCGCCGTGGTGCTCCCCCCGGTCGGCGGCGACACCCTGTGGGCCAGCGCCTACTCCGCCTACGAGGCGCTCTCCCCGCCGCTGCGCGCGCTGGCCGAGAACCTCGTCGGTGTGCACGACATCACCCCCGGGGTGACCAAGGCCAAGGCCAAGGGCCACCCGCTGGACCTGGAGAGCCTGCAGCGCGAGTGGCCGCCGATCGAGCACCCGGTGGTGCGGGTCCATCCCGAGACCGGCCGGAGGCTGCTCTACGTCAACCGCAGCTCGGTCACCCGGCTCAAGGGCCTCACCGAGTGGGAGAACGAGGCGCTGCTGCCGCTGCTCTGCGACCAGATCCGGCACCCCGAGTTCCAGGTCCGGCTGAAGTGGGAGCCGGGCACCATCGCGTTCTGGGACAACCGGGCGGTGCAGCACTACGCCGTCCCCGACTACACCGAGCGCCGCGAGATGCACCGGGTCACGGTGGACTTCCCCAAGGGGTTCGCCGACTGA
- a CDS encoding STAS domain-containing protein has product MPALRITSRAHDDGLVLVLEGEIDMATEKRFHQAAREAVESRPHGRVVLDCTRLDFIDSSGLRVLIQAHKLAKEHYATVLLAAPNERVAQILHVTAIDTRIPVLPDVPSALAAPLRIGG; this is encoded by the coding sequence ATGCCCGCCCTGAGGATCACCAGCCGCGCCCACGACGACGGCCTCGTCCTGGTGCTCGAAGGCGAGATCGACATGGCCACGGAGAAGCGGTTCCACCAGGCCGCCAGGGAGGCCGTCGAGTCCCGCCCGCACGGCCGGGTCGTGCTGGACTGCACCCGGCTCGACTTCATCGACTCCAGCGGGCTGCGCGTGCTGATCCAGGCGCACAAGCTCGCCAAGGAGCACTACGCCACCGTGCTGCTCGCCGCCCCCAACGAGCGCGTCGCGCAGATCCTGCACGTCACCGCGATCGACACCCGCATCCCGGTGCTGCCCGACGTGCCCTCCGCGCTCGCCGCCCCGCTGCGCATCGGCGGCTGA
- a CDS encoding TetR/AcrR family transcriptional regulator, which translates to MPHPTAPERAPSGRSAPARRRAGRPGHDAESVLRTSVRVFNERGYDGTSMEDLARALGVTKSAIYHHYSGKAELLRRSLDRAMDALFAVTEEPGATAGAAIDRLEHVLRGSVRVLVEELPHVTLLLRVRGNTPVERRALKRRREFDRFVADLVREGMADGAIRPDADPEVAARLIFGMVNSLVEWYRPGRGLDAEALADQVAAAAFTGLRRH; encoded by the coding sequence ATGCCGCACCCGACCGCGCCCGAGCGCGCCCCCTCCGGACGTTCCGCCCCCGCCCGGCGCCGCGCCGGGCGCCCCGGCCACGACGCCGAATCGGTGCTGCGCACCTCGGTGCGCGTGTTCAACGAGCGCGGCTACGACGGCACCAGCATGGAGGACCTGGCCCGTGCGCTGGGCGTGACCAAGTCGGCCATCTACCACCACTACTCGGGCAAGGCGGAGCTGCTCCGCCGCTCCCTGGACCGGGCGATGGACGCCCTGTTCGCGGTGACCGAGGAGCCGGGCGCCACCGCCGGAGCGGCCATCGACCGGCTGGAGCACGTGCTGCGCGGCAGCGTCCGGGTGCTGGTCGAGGAGCTGCCGCACGTCACCCTGTTGCTGCGGGTGCGGGGCAACACCCCGGTGGAGCGCCGCGCGCTGAAGCGGCGCCGCGAGTTCGACCGCTTCGTCGCCGACCTGGTCCGCGAGGGGATGGCCGACGGCGCCATCCGCCCCGACGCCGACCCCGAGGTGGCCGCCCGGCTCATCTTCGGCATGGTCAACTCCCTGGTCGAGTGGTACCGCCCGGGCCGCGGCCTGGACGCCGAGGCCCTCGCCGACCAGGTCGCCGCCGCGGCCTTCACCGGCCTGCGTCGGCACTGA